The DNA window AGTGTACAAACATCCTGCAATGCACTTACATAAACTACCATGACTGTGACATCACTAGGCAATCCAGTTTTATGGGATCACCATCACACAGACAGCCTGTCATTCACCAAAGCATCATTAATGCAACACAAACAATACCCAATTGTGCATATCAAGAGCAGTAATTTACTAATAGTTAAAGGTAGAAATAACCCACATATCCATCAATGAATAAACAACTTGTGGTGTATACTTAAAGTCGATCTGTAGCCATAGTAAAGAAGATAGTTAACTTTAACCAACAATAAATAAGAAAACTAAGGAAGTAGGGAATGAAAGAAGGAGAAAATATGAaggtaagaagaaagaaaggggaaattATAGATCAAAAAGAATGAAGCAGTCGGggatgtaatcccagcggctcgggaggttgagacaggaagatcatgagttcaaagccagccttagcaaaagtgaggtgctaagcaacccaatgagaccctgtctgtaaataaaatacaaaatagggctggggatatggctcagtgattgagtacccctgagttcaatccccagtacacctcccccccaaaaaaagaatgaaacaatCTTTCAGAATATCATAGGCATTATATTACTATGTAACAGAGAAACACTGCTGGATTGTATCCTTCATATTCAAAATTCAATCACTGCTGCTACAAAAAGCAGGAAAACAAAGGTATGAGGGTGTGCTCATTTTTAGCTTCCTGTTTTAGTCCATCCAATATGTTGCTTCTCTTCAGAAATCatgtgaagaaagaaaaacagaaaatgtcTCAAATCCCTCCAAAATGAATgtatccacaaatatggagtcacCAGCACAGCCTGGTAGGCACTTTGTTCTGATGATTTTCATTTATTCCAGAGAAAAAAGAACAAGATCACATTAAGGTGGAGAACATTCATGCCGTAATTTTTCAGGAAACCATGTCTTGATATAAGTCTTGATATAAGACTTGATATAAGTCTTCATGTCAAGTTGGAAATCTAGAAGTGCCTGCAAGAAAACTTACAAAACTTGAAATATTATGGGCTACATACAgaggagaaaattaaaaagaaaatactgaAGGATTTGTTAGggagaaatatatataaaaatctacAGAAGCAAAGGCATAGGGTATAGAAGAAATCAAACACAAGCTTTAGGAAAGAAACAGAGCCTGGCACTGGACATTGAAACACAACATTTGCCTGACAGGCCACACTGTCCCTCTACTTCTCAGGTCAGTCATTCCTTAAGGATCAGAGGCTGCTCTGCTGAGGAGTCTCCCCAGGGCCCCCTTCACAtccttgttcctcaggctgtagatgaaggggttcagcatgggggtgaCCACAGTGTACATCACTGAGGCAACTGTGCTTCCCTGTGGAGAATGGGTCACAGCAGAGCTGAGGTAAACCCCAAGTGCTGTTCCATAGAACAAGGAGACCACACAGAGGTGGGacccacaggtggagaaggctttgtACTTGCTCTCAATGGAGGACATTctgattaaggaggagacaatctGAGAGTAAGAGAAGAGGATCCCTGTCATAGGAATCATGCCCAGCAAAGCAGTTGACACATACAAAAAGATGATATTGATGAGGGCATCTGAGCCGGCCACCTTGAGAAGCTGagccacttcacagaagaaatgtgGGATTTCAGTGCCTGTGGAGAAGGCCAGTCGATTCAGCAGTAGAATATGAATCAGGGAGACCCAGAACATGATGAGCCAAGACATCAGAACCAGGAGGACACAGAGCCGAGGGTTCATGATGACTGTGTAGTTCAGGGGATGGCAGATGGCCACaaagcggtcataggccatcaccGTCAGCAGAAAATTATCCACTCCAAGAAACATAAGGAAAAAATACACTTGAGTCAGGCACTCTGTGTAGGAGATGTCATTGCTGTGTGCCTGGATGTTCACCAGCATCTTAGGGACCGTGGTGGAGATGAAGCAGATGTCAGccaaggacaggttggagaggaagaagtacatgggggtgtggaggtgggagtcagagctgacagccaggatgatgagcaggttcccaagcactgtgaccaggtacatggacaggaaaatcccaaagaggACAGGCTGCAGTTCGGGATCATCTGAGAGGCCCAGGAGGAGGAATTGTGACAGGACTGTATGGTTCTCAGCTTCCATGTTGCTGGTCTATCTCTTACAGAAGCAGGTAAAGGTGAGTTTCAATGAATAGCCATCTGGAATCCCAGTTAATTATCACTTTATGAGCTCTCCCTAGGATGGAAATCCTACATCCTTAGTTTCTCCTGCCAGTGAGTGTGATTTTTCTCAACCATGTGGCAGCCCATTTCTCCTTTAAAGTGTATAATCACATGGACTTTCTTTAAATTACCAGAAATCAAAAGTGGATATCCACATGTAGACAATTGTAACTAGATTCCAAGACATTAAATTGAGTCATAACAGTTTGAAAGAACCATTGGAAAATAGGGGTATACAGTTTAAGATACTGTCACAGGCTATAATTTCCGGAATAGGTCTCCAGTAGttcaggaaacaaaagcaaatacTGACAAATGCAATGACATTACGCTAAAACCTGCACAGCTAAGGAAACAATAGAGTGAAGAGACATCCAGAGAATGGAGAGAAATCTGCTAGGTATTCATCTGACAGAGGGTTAaaatccaggatatataaagaacaaaaaaattaacagtaaagaaaaagtatccaatcaataaatgggtacaGGATCTTACctatttctcaaaagaatttcaaaagaccaataaatatatgaagaaatgctCAACATCTACAGTCTTCgggaaaatacaaatcaaaacttcaCTGAGATCTAATCTCACTGGAGTCAGAATGGGTTTTATCAACAAAATAAACATGACAAATGGTGGTGAGGGTGTAGGAGAAAAGACCTGcaaacattgttggtgggaatgcaaattagtacatccactatagaaaagagaatggaggttcctcaaaaaactaaaaaagtgaCTTCCACATAATCCAGCTGTACCACTCCTCGTGTACCCAACAAAATTGGACTCAGCA is part of the Callospermophilus lateralis isolate mCalLat2 chromosome 1, mCalLat2.hap1, whole genome shotgun sequence genome and encodes:
- the LOC143410907 gene encoding olfactory receptor 7D4-like; this translates as MEAENHTVLSQFLLLGLSDDPELQPVLFGIFLSMYLVTVLGNLLIILAVSSDSHLHTPMYFFLSNLSLADICFISTTVPKMLVNIQAHSNDISYTECLTQVYFFLMFLGVDNFLLTVMAYDRFVAICHPLNYTVIMNPRLCVLLVLMSWLIMFWVSLIHILLLNRLAFSTGTEIPHFFCEVAQLLKVAGSDALINIIFLYVSTALLGMIPMTGILFSYSQIVSSLIRMSSIESKYKAFSTCGSHLCVVSLFYGTALGVYLSSAVTHSPQGSTVASVMYTVVTPMLNPFIYSLRNKDVKGALGRLLSRAASDP